One Mangifera indica cultivar Alphonso unplaced genomic scaffold, CATAS_Mindica_2.1 Un_0084, whole genome shotgun sequence genomic window, TTACATATCATGATATTGTACTAGACGCCAATCCAATCTAATGACTTAACCTCATTCTTTAGGATATTTCAATCGAGAATGTCCCATTCATGTTTCAGTTTTCTGAGGCCTATAATGCCGTGTCATTTTAGCAATCATGCATACTCTTTACACTAGAAAAATTTGACAATGCAAAGATGGAAGAGTAGGGCCAATGAAGGAATTTTGCAGATCTCAAAATGTAGCAATTTTTTAGTGATAATGCAAACTCCTAAATCCCAGGCAAGGCACTTATTGATCTTCCTGAGTCAATACAGTTCTTGAATATTTAAGTCATAGTACTATCTGTTCAAAACGTCTCTCGTAAATTCCTATATGGCTAGAaaccattatttttctttcgggttctaattttttgtatgaCCTTgcatttctttattaatttttaaaaataaatatttaatgttttttagCACCACATAGTATTAAGTAAATATAGTATTACTCCttatctttttcaatttatttataaaagttgAACTAGGGGGCATTTAAGCACCTTTTAAACTTGTGAAACGTTTCGAACAAATACATCCGTCTGTTTGCCGCACTCGCTTTGATTAAACAGAAGAAAGCCAAAGATAACACTTGAATATGCCGTTCATCTCATTTTGACCTCACACCAAATCGAGAAGAAATAGCTTCGATGGCGCTTCAGCTTTCAACTCTACCCTTACATTCTCTCACTAACTCCTTCCACGTCGTCTATTCCCTTACCAAAACCAAATCGTCTTCTTCTATTTCAGCTCTCGCCTCCACTCCATCTTTCTCCTCAATTCAGGCAACTTTTTTCGCCAACTTCTCCTTTCTTTCTGATTGCCTccacttttattatatattattgaccGGAAATTGACGAGACAAATGGAAATTATTTCAGATTGTTGGTGGCCAAAAATTGACTCAGCATGGAAATTCACATTCCGATGGCGGCTTTCAGAGCTACGATGAAGAGTTTGATTGGGTTGATTTAGATGCTGATCTTTACTACTGGACCAAGTCGTTGCGGCCCGTTCAGGtactttaataattaaaattatcatatctttattaaaaaaaattattatgttcaGAACgccatttatttaattttaattgtttgtttatgttatttgatgaaaattctACAGTGGTATCCTGGTCATATTGCGAAAACTGAAAAAGAACTTAGAGAACAACTCAAGTTGATGGATGTTGTCATTGAAGTGCGTGATGCTAGAATTCCCTTGTCCACTAGCCATCCTCAGGTTCAACTTTAACATTTACATATtaattctgttaaattttgaaagttttgggaaatttgatgtttattgcttattcaaactttataatattttaatatttttaactttttactGTTAATTCTTGAGCAGATGGATTCGTGGCTCGgtaataggaaaaaaattttagtgttGAATAGAGAAGACATGATATCTACAGCAGATAGGAATGCCTGGGCTACTTATTATGCAATGCAGGGAACTAAAGTTATTTTCTCCAATGGACAACTTGGAATGGTATAGCAGtgggaaatgttattttagCTATCTGTAGTTTTTGCACCATAGCAGaaattaaataatgtgttaAATACAGGGCACAATGAAGTTGAGTCGGTTAGCAAAGACACTGGCGACTGGCGTTAATGTCAAACGCAGAGCTAAAGGACTCCTTCCTCGTCCGGTGGGTTCCCTTGATCAATTGCATACTCATATTGAACcttattatgcatatataagtGTGTCTCTGTGTCTTGCTTACTGTCTTAATTTCAGTTACAGATGAAATAAAGTTGTGATGCTGTCTTGCAGTATgctagttttatttattttgtatccAGATGTGTATGATTGCCAACCCCTTAATTTTTACctgataaaaattttactttcaaaGAATAAGCATTGTCCCTGATCATTGTACAGGTGCGAGCTGGAATAGTTGGATACCCGAATGTTGGGAAATCATCTTTAATCAATCGTTTGCTAAAGCGACGAATGTGTCCAGCTGCTCCCAGACCAGGTGTTACAAGAGAATTGAAGTACGTATTCTAGTCTTTATTGCTTAGATATCTCTGAAAATATCAAGAGATAGCTTGTTTCAATTTTTACTGGAATTTGAAAGTAGAAGAAGTTTAAGTTTTTGGGAAGCACATGATGCTTACCTTGTCAAAAGTGTTGGAGTGGCTCAGAAATGAAATGGTGGTTTTAACAAGCTGAAACATTGACATGGAATTTTGGCGTAAGATTTGCAGTTAAAATTTCTAATCCCTGAATTCATGTAGTCTTATAAATACTGAGAGCTccaaaaaagttgaaattcttTTCACATTTTACTAATGCTGTTGGAAACTTAATAAAGAACAAGGTCTGATTATGTGCTTACAACGCCTATAACTTTTAATTAGTTTGGAAGttaaccaaaattcaaaattaggtTCTCTTAGATTGTagaacttttttctttttggatttATTCTGTGTCAATAGAAAACgtaattataaaatgttattttgatcTTAACCTTTctatttgtaaatatttatctTGTTTGACTATAATCCATTATTTTACCTAGTTAATccttcttattttctttgaagaTGGGTTCATTTTGGTAAAGATCTTGAATTGTTGGATTCTCCTGGAATAATCCCTATGAGGATTAGTGATCAAGCAGCTGCAATAAAGCTTGCCATATGTGATGACATTGGAGAGAGATCCTATGATGTTGCTGATGTTGCAGCGGTTCTTGTCCAAATGCTGACAAGGATTCCAACAGTAGGTATGGTATTCTCTTGACTCTGTACTCATGTGCtcatgtttattattttaacattaagtTAGACACACTTCCATTTAGAAAAAAAGGTTTTCTAAGTCAAACTGATACTAGACTATTCATTTGGTGTCTTATTGCTTAACTGTTGGTAATCGGGCAAGAGCTTGGTTTAATCTGATTCTAGGGTTCATTTTGATCCTGGCCTAAGGGAAAAAATTGCAAATGACTGAAATATGGTCAACAGAAATTCCATTAGATGGTTCTGATTTATGGATTACAGGTGGAATTTCATCAACATGAAATGCCAGAGAGTTCAAATTCTGCAATTCAGTGGGTCAATATACTGGGTACAACTTGTAATCTAATTTATGCTCCTTTCCAGGTTCAAAGGCACTTCAAAACCGTTACAAGATTGATGTGGATGGTAACTGTGGTAAAACGTATGTCTCAGTGATTGTAGTTCTCACTTGAAAGGGTGATATGGCACACTTTGAAAGATTCCTAATGCCAAATTCTTCAAGAAACTTATTCTGGATCTAGAGAAGCGATATCTTTTTGGCTTTGGAATCTTTCTCAGGATGTACAAGCACTCTGAAGTTTCATTGCACAACAATATCTCATTGATCTAGTAACGCTGTTGTATTGCAGATTTATTCAGAAGCTTGCTCTTCATTTGTTTAATGGGGATGCCCACCAGGCAGCATACCGGGTCTTGTCAGATTTCCGGAAGGGAAGGTTTGGTTGGACTTCACTGGAGAGGCCCCCCAGGTAATGTCTCAGGGTGCTAGCTTTGGGTCCAAGATGATTTAAAGCTTCTGTGAGCACCACCTGATGCCTCGAGTGCTGAAAGGTGAAAGCTACCAACTAGAGAATTTAGAAACCCTATAGGTTTCATTCGGTTGACTGAGGTGTCTTAGTAAATAGAATAGCTTCAATTTGTTGTAAttatattggtcaaaatgacAAACAAGGCTGCTAGTAAGTTTCAGAGGGGCCAAAATTGTAGAATCATAGTGGAAATGGGGTTAGTTATACTGGATCATATTATTACTTCCATTATGTTTTCGTCCAGGCCGCCCAAGTGTATCAAAGGCTCTTACCATATTTTGTACTCTCGTACAACAAATGTTTGTGAAAAACTGAGCTCCAAATTTATGTACTTCACATTTGATTTATCGACTTAAAAGAGCCGCGATTGTTTGGCAAATGCAGTTGTTTTGGTTAGTGTTATACGCATGGAAATGACACTTGAGGTTTAACAAGCTATTTTGTCAACAATTGGACATGTTATTTAGTCGCATATAAGTTCAAGatgtgaatataaaatttttcacttgAATATAATGAGAAACACTTAACTATTTCACTTTACAACATTTAGGAGACTATCTTCTTATTTCATTTTGTGTCTATAGAGGAAAACCACCATTCCTTATTGAATTGAGATCATATAAttgatgtaatttatttatttacatataatcACTCACAACCCAATCTCTTTTCTAATGAATACAAAAAATTGTACAAAAGTTAAAAGGGATTCTCTCAATAATTCTTTTGTATTACATAATAGCACCTTATTAAAAACTTTTCTTAGAgatgtaaataatataatcatgtATGTAGACTTCTGACTAACAGGTTGAACCACattaaaaccattttttatcttCACAATTTTTGTATGCAATCTTTCTTCTTCATAATTATTTCCATTCATTATCATCAATAGTggatacaaaattattttactaatttcaaTCACCATTATTAACTTTCTTGCCATTGGTGTAGCCTTCTCATTGAAGTATGTAAATTCACATCAACATTTTGACACTAATCGGAGGTGAAAATACTCTAATGGCTAAAGTAATTCTATAAGGAGTTGAAtaggatataaaaaatattaaaacacaatttaaagtttcaatcaaaacaattataaacacaaatataAGAGATATAGGGAAAGAGAGTGCTCAAAATTTATAGTGTTTCCAAGCTAATCCACCTAAGCATCTTACATCCACTTCTTTAAGCAATTGATTTAAAGTTTCACTAAAGATGATGAATACTTTACACTAGCTATATGAGATTTCATACCACAAGTGATTGAAATAAGGGAATTAATATGTGAATACCTTTACAAGGATGATTACAAAAGTTTAAGTACTAGAGTTTCTTCAAAAATAAGAATGAGTAGTTTAGTGGGAGAATGTATTGAAGGCTTTAGAAGAGAAAATGAGTATAGTTTGATCAAGTATGTTCTCTAACCATTGGACACAATGAGATATAAGCTTCATGGGTTGGAAATGTAGAAATAACCGTTGGACACAATGAGATAGTTATTGACatatgaaaatgacatttttctcttaaaatagTTAAATGTATGGGTGTTCAACTCGTGTGCACAATTGTGACTGACCTAaaaagcttttctttttttttcaaagcaaGTGAACCTCAATCAACACACCTAATGGTCAACTTTTCACTAGCACCAATTGAGTGTACGTTTATCCATATATCATGCATCATCATACATTGCTTCACATGATGAATGAGTGAAAAATCTACTACATTGAATGCCTTGTATGCATAAGAGTATGTACTCTTAAGATTTGGCTTGTTTATGGGTGTGCATACCTCTTATACGGGTATGCATTTGACTTAGCTATGATGCTTGGCTTGCTCATGAATGACTCCTCTTGGTCATGACCTCTTCAATGTACTAACATGGTCATGCATGTTTCGAATGCATAGGCATGCATCAAATGTTGACTTTTCAAGAGTTGACTTAAACATGTTGGTGCATGGGATACCTTTGCACGAATGTGTTGCTCATGACTCTTTCATTTGTGTCATGTATGGGCATGCATCAATTGTTGACCAAATCCTACATTGACTTAAATTGAAGCACGAAAGGGACATTGTGTATAAGAAGGCTTGCAAATAACTAGCTTTATATATGTCATGCACGATAGTGCATCAAGTATGGACCGACATGCATCATATGTTTGATTGAGCCTAAAAGTCTAGAGGTATGAATGAGATTCACGTACGGTCTTGTACCTTTGCATACAtagttaaaaaaacaattatgcACAAACATGCATCATAGGTACACGATAGTGCATTACCTTGATAccttcatttttcaatttttgtccaAAATGGTCATAACTTAAGTCATGTCATGGACAAATTAGTGcatttaactttgtttttgtTGTCATCAAAATACTTTAGGGTCCAACAATCTCTCCTTTTTTTATTGGTGACAAAAACCAATTTGAGAATTAGCTTAAACACATGAAAAATGTGATGTGTTTTTGCTTATTTGTGATTTTAAACTCCCTCTTTAAAAATACCTATATGTTTCccctatttttaacattttaaggCTTTATGATTACCAAGTACTTTTATTAAGCCATTATCAATTTATTTGCATTTTACTTAGCATGTTGTGTAACATTAacatatttacatataaattttcattaacatcaattgcatcaacatcaacatttattcacatttttatccctttttgtcacaaatcaaaaaggaaaatatggcAACAACAAAACATCTCCAATAATTGCAATAAACTGTAACACATATCTAACacaaattcaatatttcaacaaaaatacatCTTAATGTTAATCATCCAACATATTAAACCAACACATCCAACaatttaataacaaaagttCAACAAAGTTAGTGCAAACTACATGAGTTcaactaaacacaataaaacAAGTGAATTGCAAAATGTTCCTTAAATgtacaattttgaaaaaaacatataaagtgcaaaaattaagaacaaaaaaGATGCAAGAGAGATCATGGGCATCATCCATCCTCATGTGAGGAATTCAAGAACTAAGTTCTCAAACTTCTTGACTTAGTTGTTCAAACTTTCCATCCACGTCATCAATCTTAGTACGCAAAAAGTCATCTTTCTATTTAACATTTAAAGGTATTCCATTACTTGCCACATTTTAGTTAGGGATTGTTCCTCCACACATATTTTTCCTTACAGCTTGGTTCTAGCATCAAAGAAGCAATAGAGTTAGAATTATCAAAGTAGTACCAACAAGTTTTTCACTCATTTTCCCATTTTTTCAATGACTTTCATCGAAAGAGTGTTTCTGCATTAAACCAATTGCTTTTAGAGAATTTCTTGATATAGCTTTCATTGTCATCCTTTAGATCAATCCCTAAGTGTTGAGAAATGAAGGTGACTATCATGCTAAAATCTATATCTGTGAAGGCCTCTTGAATATCACTTATCTTTTAGATTAACTGACCCTAAACCTTGATCACCCATGCTTGCCTATCAATGTAAGTAAGATTTTTAATTCATGTAATTAGATTGATCATATCATTCATGAGTTGTGGGTTTTGACAGATTGAGAATGATGAGGACACCAAGAATCGCTAGAAATCCTTTTAAGGATAACCTACTAGAGGCACAAAATTTAGAGACTATTGCCCTCATATTAAGTGTTGTGGTCATCTGAAACATTGTTCAAGAGGTGTTGAGGGATTAACAAGATGTTTCTAAAGATGATAGCAAGTTTTTTTAAGCATCACTAACACATGGTAAGACTAGGGGACCATCCAAGCTAATAGGATAAACACCAACTATGAGAAAGACGTAATTACACCCAATTTATGGATTGATGGGACCATACTAGCAATAAACATTCTCTAGTATGAATGATTCCATAGTTGCTAAAGAGTGGATGCAAATTGTAGAGAGTGTCATGTCTCTATTCATGATAATAGACATTGAGAATATTAGATATGTCACTTACCTATTTCAAGTAGATGTTTGAGCTTGGTTAAGGATGACCTTAGAAttaaaggatatttttggatTAACTTGAACAAAGTTTTGAGAGTTGTTTGATGTCAAGTACAAGGTTGTTGGCATAAcctttgtaaaattttataagttccTTTATCTCCAATAGGGGTTGAGCTCAATGAAAGATTATGCCACTTGATTCAATTCTCTAGCATGATATGCTCCTACAGTAGCGAGTTTTGCTAAGGGTGCATGGAAAAGTTTGTCCCTAGCTTCAATCTAACCATTGTTGAAGATGTAATGATAAGAGACAGCCCTTTAAGAGATTACAACAAAGTCATGGATTGTGCCTTGAAATCTAAGATATTCATAAGAATTATGGTAAAAGACTTACTACCAGCCCCAACAATAGGTGTGATGATTCAGCTAACTCAATCCCAGCCTAACATTCTGATAAGGGAAAGAGATCCTTTTTAGTCAATAGATAAGAAGAAATAGAATGGAcataaaaagcaaaagaaaaatgatgCACCTACGTGCTAAAAATGTGAGAAATAAGATAAGAGAGAATGTTTGATTGGAGTGTGCTTCAACTATTGCCAACTTGGACATTTTGCAAAGCATTGCACTGTAGCCCTATCCCGAATGATTAGACTAGGGAAGGTGTCACAACAAGAGTCTATAATCACTCAAGGCTCGATAAAGTCTAACTTAGCTATAATGACTGGCTAGTTACTCTTTCTTAATACTTTTTTgaaggatttgtcactctcaagcataaaagaaaatatctctgatgagaatattgaaaaacaTTGATGACCACTCGAATTTGTGGCCATAATAGTGTAACACCCATGGGTAAGCCCTAACAGCATTTCTGTTTTTTCCCTATATTAGTTATGATTTAAGTAAGTTCTTCAATTTTATAAGCACGAATGAACATGCATTGTAAAGGTGTCTTCCATTCATTAACTTCGATACCAATAGTGTAGGTTAAATGTACCACTTGTTTGTCATGTTTTTACCAAATATAAAAAAGGTCATCGAGCTAGGGTTTTCAcattaagatattttatttttccaatgcTAGACATAGAGAGAGAAAGCTATGAGTTGGAATCCCATAAGTGCAAGGAAGAGCCTTGGATAGTTGAAATCGCCCTAGCCATACTAAGAACTTATTGCCGATAGAGAAAAGGTAAGTATTTAGCCTCTCTTCCTTCCTTTTTAATGAGTTAATGTTTAGTTGTTGTCATGTTTTTGTTAAGTGATTATTTACATATGAGATCATGGTATGTTGATGATTAATAAACATGATAACAGTGATGAACCAAATAAGAGAGTATAAGTAATTCATGCAACATTCCCCTCCAAAAGTACTACCCTCTAAAGGAAGTTGTCACAAAATGGATTATTTGagcatgcatttaattcaaaacacaTAATAAGAGTCacaaaaacttgaataaaacctcatttattacttttgaagaaaattattgaaatacccttATTAAAACATGTAACTGAAGCATACAAAAAACGTCccaaactaaaatataaatggaaaagtTTGAATATGTGTAGCCAAATACAAATATATCCAAGGTAATATAAAAACTGATAAAAGATGAAATGATGGAATCGCCCTCACAACTCTATGCCTGTTAACCACTACTTGTCTCGTAACCATCACAATCACCTACACCTACGCATATGAAAGTAAGAGAGTGAGtaacaaaaaacttaatatgCAGGAAACTCTACTACTAAGTTTTTTGTAATCCCCAAAATAACCTTGGTTTTCATCTATACTTTCTTTGTCATCTGGAGTTGTTATTAAACTCTTATTAAGATGATGGTGGGTCCTATCTGACATCTTTATGCTCATACTGAACTCTAAAAAATGTTTAGGCTATATATATTAACTCTCGGGTCAAACTATGTCCCATTTGGTCATTAAAGAACCATTCTTATGATCCCTACCTAGCATGACCATAACTCTACTTAATGGAAGCATCATCATCAAGAAGTTACAACTAAGAATATATACTAGGTTGATTAGACTAGATCGAATACAAGGATATCACACCCTAGCCATGTGATTTATCGATTTGTTCCATTATACCAGCTATGTTTTAACTAGGCTCTATTATAAGCAGAGACCCTACTGTAGGTATGGTATCCTATTGAAGATATATCTAACTATAATTAGTGTAGGGAATGTGTACTCACGATAGCCCCTCGAAATAATCTTATGATATCTAGCATACACGTATTTTGAGCTTTAACGATACTCGACTCACTTTCACTTCCACTTAAAGCTTATCTTGTGTCTTACTAAAGCTTCATCTTTTAGGCACATAGGGTACCACTATGTATTCGAGATTCTTATATTGTTTCTCGAGGTAACCCTTTAGCCTAGTTCCTTAACTCTTTTCTCTCTTATGATCTACACACATAGGCGTGTGCTTCTTGATACACGAGGGTGTATCTCTTTTATAAAAACATGACCATTTTTTTTGTAGCCTTTCCTCATGTAATCACTTTTCCATCTACATGAGGTTATGCCTTACTAACACGAGCATATGCCCTTTCTAGTAAATTAATGCActttcttttacttttcttGTCTCAATTGTTTCActtcataagggtattttagtcatttcaccCCATACATGGTTATGCTAAAACTATACATAGGTAGTGTAACACCCCTCTTCAAATATATACCTCTGatgggaatataccaaaagGGACATGCATGActaaactatttgaaaacttttatacatgatcataattataaagcatACAAAAAGTGATgcaaaaaaaaacactttattgATCAAGACTCATATGACCCAAAGtatctaaaattattagaaacaatggtaataataaaagtaatcataataatgacaaaattatgtgtatgataaaattgaataataaaaagcCTTTCTACTCATGCAGCTGCTAGCTAGACCTCTAGATCCCTCATCTACCCCTCTACTCACCTTTATCTacaaacatacaaaagaaaatgtgtGAATAAAACTCAGTAAGTAATGACTTTTATTTGTTCTCTCATTAACTTCTACTAGAACTCAATCTTAGTATTGCCAACTACCCTATAATTACCTTTATCTGCTTTTTCACCAACTTCTGTTGTAACTCATGGTGAGCAGTAATCTACACTAGGAACACTTTTCTACTTAAGACATCAACAACCATATTGGCTTTACCTAGTGGTACTTAATCTCGTAATTATAGTCTTTTACCAACTTTAATCGTCATTTTTGTCTCATGTTCAATtccttttgaatgaaaaaatattgaagCTCTTGTGATTAGTGTATACGTTACTCCTCATATAAGTAGTTTCACCATATCTTAAATGCAAACAGCATTGCTATCAACTCAAGATTGTGAGTGAGGTATCTGGTCTCATACTCATTTAAGTAACGACAAACATAAGTTATCACCTTCCCTTTCTGTGTTAGCATTACTCTCAAACCCTAATATGAGAcatctatatataaatcatagtcTTCGCCCTCCTGTGACAAGGCAAAGATAAGAGCTAAGTTCAATCTCTTTTTCCATTCTTGGAAACTTTTCTTGCAGGCTTCTAACTGTCTGAAAAGAATTTTTTTGCATGTCAACTCTGTGATGGGTCGAGCTAACTTAGCAAATCCCTCAACAAAACATCTATAATAGCTTACAAATCCTAGAAAACTCCTTACGTCTTTAGCTATCTTAACCTTTTGTCACTCTAACACTATCTCAATTTTACTAGAGTttactaatatgtcatctacTGAAACCATATGACCCAAAAATGTCACTCTATCCaatgaaaactcacatttagaAAACTTTACAAAAAACTACCTCTTTATTAGCCACTAAAGCACAAATCTCAAATGTTGCTCATACTCCTCTTAAGTTTTAAAGCAGACTAAAATGTTGTCAATGAATACTACTAAGAACTTATCCAGATAATCTTGAAAAACCTAGTTCATGAGGTTCATAAATAGTGTCAAGGTATTGGTTAGTCCAAAAAGCATGACTACAaactcataatgtcatatctagttcTAAAGGTAGTACTAGGTATATCTTACTTTGCTACCCTGACTTGGTAATACCCTAACCTTAAATTTATCTTAGAGAACATTAAGACACCTTTGAGTtagtcaaataaatcatcaatccttggAAGTGGGTACTTATTCTTTATCGTTGCATTATTCAACTCCTTATAATCAATGCAAATTCTCATtgatttatctttcttttttacgAAGAGGATTAGTACACCTCATAGTGATGGCTTGGTCTGATGAATCCACTATCCAATAGTTCTTGTAATTACTTCTTTAAATCCTGTAATTCTATTGGGGCCATTTTGTAAAGGGCTTTAGAAATTGGTGTTATTCCTGCGGCTAACTTAATGCTAAACTCTAACTCCTTCTCTGGTGCTAACCCTAGAAGGCTATCAAAAAATACATCTGTAAACTCTTCATCATTAGAGTATGTTTTATACCTGAAACTATCTATACTGATTACTGAACCATGTGTACCAAATACGCCATACACCCCTTACTTAATATCTTCTTAGTCTTGATACTACTAACCATCATGTTGAGGATTCAACCCTCTCTAAATGTGAACTATTCACCATTATCCATGCTAAAtatgattttcttctttttacagtCTATTTTGACTCTATACTTACTCAGAAAGTCTATGCCTAATATTACATCGAAGTCTGACATGTTTATGATTATTGAATCCAAGCTATTGCATAACCTCTTAGGAAAATTGCCTCTTCTACTAACATTAAACTACTATAAACCTTATTCCTATCTGGCATCTCTGTTATGATATGGGGAACAACTGAAGGCTTTAGTCTTAATCTCTCAACTATACCTCTATTAAGAAAACAATGTGTGGCACTAGAGTGGATTAAAGCATATAAAGGACAAGTATGAAACAATAACTGACTTGTCACAGCTGTAAGGTTAGCACCGTTCTGTGTTTGAGTAATTCTGAAAACTTAAGCCTGTCCTCCTTTAATTGTCTACTCTATTGAGGCTAGCACCACTACTAAGGTTATACACTACTTGGTAAAATGTCCTAGCTGCTTACATCTGTAGCATACCCTTTAACCAGCTAAACACTGGTCAATATACCTCCTATCACACCTATGACATGTAAAAGAATCATCGTATCTAGGCTATTCCTCTTCTCTGTTTCTTACTCCTTCAATTCTTCTTATTTTTAGGATGGAAAGATCTTTTGCCTTTACTATCTCTATAGGGACCATATCTACTACCATCTCTTCAGTTCTTACTGATAAGCAGCTGACTATACCTCTTCACTGAGATTGGTAGAATAGGCTTCTCTGACAACTATTTATCCTTAGCTATGCATTACCTTATAGCCTCATATCTCAGGGTTTAATTGAAGGTCTATAAAGAAATCTTGGGAGAATTATCTCCCATCATCACATGTTTGGCTATGTTTGATCTTAGCCCTCATATGAGCATATCTAGCTTGCCCTCTCTAAATTTGCCATGTCAAAAGCATATTTGGCCAATAAGTTCAACTTAGTCAAAAACTCCTTAACTAACATGTTCTTTTGCCTCAAATGGAGGAACTTTTGGGCCTTCATATACATAACATCAGTTGAGACATACTCTAACTCAAAGGTT contains:
- the LOC123207513 gene encoding DAR GTPase 3, chloroplastic-like isoform X2 → MALQLSTLPLHSLTNSFHVVYSLTKTKSSSSISALASTPSFSSIQIVGGQKLTQHGNSHSDGGFQSYDEEFDWVDLDADLYYWTKSLRPVQWYPGHIAKTEKELREQLKLMDVVIEVRDARIPLSTSHPQMDSWLGNRKKILVLNREDMISTADRNAWATYYAMQGTKVIFSNGQLGMGTMKLSRLAKTLATGVNVKRRAKGLLPRPVRAGIVGYPNVGKSSLINRLLKRRMCPAAPRPGVTRELKWVHFGKDLELLDSPGIIPMRISDQAAAIKLAICDDIGERSYDVADVAAVLVQMLTRIPTVDLFRSLLFICLMGMPTRQHTGSCQISGREGLVGLHWRGPPGNVSGC
- the LOC123207513 gene encoding DAR GTPase 3, chloroplastic-like isoform X1, with the protein product MALQLSTLPLHSLTNSFHVVYSLTKTKSSSSISALASTPSFSSIQIVGGQKLTQHGNSHSDGGFQSYDEEFDWVDLDADLYYWTKSLRPVQWYPGHIAKTEKELREQLKLMDVVIEVRDARIPLSTSHPQMDSWLGNRKKILVLNREDMISTADRNAWATYYAMQGTKVIFSNGQLGMGTMKLSRLAKTLATGVNVKRRAKGLLPRPVRAGIVGYPNVGKSSLINRLLKRRMCPAAPRPGVTRELKWVHFGKDLELLDSPGIIPMRISDQAAAIKLAICDDIGERSYDVADVAAVLVQMLTRIPTVGSKALQNRYKIDVDGNCGKTFIQKLALHLFNGDAHQAAYRVLSDFRKGRFGWTSLERPPR